The stretch of DNA GCAATGCCAACCCGATGTTCACCGAGAAGACCGTGGGGCAGACCGTGATCGGTTGCCCGGGAGACCGTGGTCGCCACATCGGTGTGTTCGAACTCGAATTGAACCGTCAGAAGAACATCACCAGAACCAGCTACGGCATGGTGGTGCTGGATCACAATTTCCCCTCGGATCCCGTGGTTGCCCAGAAGATGGAAGACTTCAAGCGGGAAGCCGAAGAAGCCAAGCGTGCCCAGATCGAGAAGCGCCGCATCGAGAAGCTGCACACGCTGGGCATCGACCCGGCCAGCCTTCCCGGTCAGGACGACCCCAACCACTACGTGGGCGAGTCCGAATGCCGGACCTGCCACACCGAAATCTACAGCGCCTGGAAGTCCACTCCGCATGCGCGCGCCTTCAGCGAGCTGATCCGGGCCCGCGAAAGTGACAACGAGGAGAAACTGCCGCGCTACGTGACCGGCTACCTCGAGAAGTCGGGCTATCTCAATCGCCTGGACACACCACTGCTGATGAACGTGCAGTGCGAGTCCTGCCACGGTCGCGGCAGCGAGCACGTGCGTACCGAGGGCAAGGCTCTTGAAACCCTGAACCCCAACCCGGGCAACAGTTGCGTACAGTGCCATTCGGCCGAGAGCCAGCCGGACTTCGATCTGACCGAAGGCCTGAAGCACGTGCACAACATCGAGGACATGAAGATTCCTCAGAATGCGGTGCCCGTGCGTCCGCAGACCGAACCCAAAGTGCGGCCACGGCCACAGGCTGGCGGGCACTGATCGTGCGACGATCGCGCATGCATGCGGGCGGCGTTCCATTTGGAACGCCGCCCATTTTTCTCTGCGTCGTGCTGCTGGTGTGCTCCGTGGCGGGCGTGTCCGCACCCCTGAGGGTGGACCTGCTGTTCAGCTCGGACACCAAGGGGCGAGTTGGGGACTGCGGCTGCTCGCGACACCCTCTGGGAGGGCTGGAGCGGCGTGCGACGGTGCTGGACAGCCTGCGCTCGCTGATCCCGGAGCGACCGCTGGTGCTGGACTTGGGTAACCTGCACAGTCAGCGCAAGGACAGCACCGCCGATCTGGATGCCCGCCTGATCTCGCAGGCGCTGTCCCGCATGCGGTATGACCTGTTGCTGCAGGGCCCGATCGAGAACGCGCAGTCCTCGGCGAATCGAGAGCACTGGCAACGGGGAGCCCCGGATCTGTGGAGAGCTGCCACGGAGTCGCCGCTGAAGCTGGAGTTGCCCGGTGCTCCAGCCGAGTCCATCGAGCTGGCCAGCTGGCACGATGCGGACTGGGCGCTCAACCGTGCCTTCGCACCCCGGACTCTGCCGGTGCCGCGCCGCGGCTGGCCAGATGCCTCACTGCACCTGCTGGTGGCGTTCTGTGATCCCGATCGGGTGTTTTCGTCGCCGCAGGAATTCGCCGACTGGGATGTGATTCTGCTGGGCGGCACAGCCAGTGCCATGGACAGCGCACGGGTCACGGAGGCGGGCAGCCTGGTGTTTTCCACCATGGACCGCGGACGCAGTCTGGGTTGGCTTCAGCTTGAAGAGGCGAATCGTGGACATTGGACTCTGGTGGACTCACGCCAGATCGAGATCCTGCCGCAGACACGGCCCGATGATGCGATTGCCGCGATGATCGCCGAAGACCGGGAGCAACGTGCCCGGCGGGCCCGGATTCAGCTCCAGCGTGATCTGGATGCCCAGCGTGTGCTGCACGGCATGCCTCCGGTGAAGGCGGAGCAGCCCGAGGTGCTCGGGACGGAATCCTGTCGTCCATGTCATGCCGGGCTGGTGGAGCAGTGGTCCGCCGAGCGCCATGCTCGCGTATACGCCGAACTCTTGCGTGCCCCGGGGCGGATCACCCTCGACAGCCAACGCCGCTTCGTGACCGGCTGGCTGGAACCCGGTGGTTTCCTGGATCGCGAGCGTACGCCCGAGCGTCTGCAGGTTCAGTGCGAAGCCTGCCATGGCCCCGGCAGCCTGCACGTTCTTTCCGCTGGCAAGGACCCGATGCCTGTTCCCGGCCCCGCAAGTTGCGTCCTCTGCCACGCCGACCCCATGCCCCTGCCGTATCACAAACCGTAAGGCGATGCGTTGCGAGGCTGACCAAATCGACCCATGCGATGTATGCGACGGTCGGGATCTACTCGACGCAGCTGCCAGCCATGCCCGATGAAGCCCCCTAGGACCATGACATCCAACACACGCCCCAGCGCAATCCGGGGCACCCGGAACGGGAAACCCACACGTCCCGATGTGCTCCGACGTCACCGATGGACAATGCCCGATGCGGCGTGACCCGGATTCCGCGGGAAGCCTCTGGTGCAATCATGGTTCGGGTGGCTTCTTCGGGCCCGGCTGGCAGCCACGGCGTTGACTCGACGTCTGCAAACCAGGGTTTCAGCGTTGCATGTCACCCATTCCGGGCGACCATTTTGCTCAGGCGTTCTGGATCACGGCGAGGACGCGGTCGCGGTGGAGTTCCATTTCGGCGGTGTTGGCGGCTTCCAGATTCAGGCGAAGCAGGGGTTCGGTGTTCGAGGGGCGCACGTTGAACCACCAGCTGTCGTACTCCACGGTCAGGCCGTCGATCTGGCTCTGGCGGCCATCGGCGAATTGGCTGCGGATGCGTTCCAGAGTGGAGTCCACCGAATCCACGTGGCTGTTGATCTCGCCGCTCTGCACATAACGCAGCATGGGGGCCACCAGTTCGGACAGGCGGCAGTTGCGCTTGTCCAGCATGCGCAGGATGGTGAACAGGGCCAGGTCCGTGTTCTCCGTGAAGGAGTTGGCCTTGAAGTAATAGTGGCCCGACAGTTCGCCGCCGCAGAGACTGTCGTTCTTGCGCATCAGGCCCTTGATGAAGGTGTGACCCACGCGCGATCTGGTGCAGGTCAATCCGTGTTCCTTGAGGATTTCCTCCACGGCGCGGCTGGAGCGACAATCCACGACCACATCGAAGTTGCCGGCACCGGATTCCTGCAGCCCCAGGGCGATCAGCAGGGTGGTGATGTCGCCGGCCAACTGGATACCGTTTTCGTCGATGAACATGATGCGGTCACCATCGCCATCCAGCGCGACGCCCAGATCGGCCTTCTCGGCGACCACACGCTTCCTCAGGTCGGCCGTGTTCTTGTCTTCCAGGGGATTGGGCTCATGGTTCGGGAAGGTGGGGTCCGATTCGAAGTACATCGGCACGATATCGAGGGGTGTGTCCTTGTACAGGTCGGCCAGGAACAGCCCGCAGACCGCATTGCCCGTGTCCACCACCACCTTGTAACGCCGTTCCAGATGCGAGGTCTTCGAGATGAAGGTCTTGTAGGCCGGGAAAGGGTCATGGCTGGAAATCGTGCCCCGGTAGCCCAGCGAACGGAAACTGTTGCGTTCGACCAGATCACGGATCTTGTTCAGCATTTCCTGAGGAACCGGTTGGGCGTCCTTGCGGCAGAACTTGAAACCGTTGTATCCACCAGGATTGTGGGATGCCGTGATCATCACGCCCGCATCGAAGTTGCGATCGGCCAGGGTGTAATACAGAATGGGAGTGCTCACCTTGCCGATGTCCACCACATCCACTCCCTGGTCGCGCAGACCGCGGGTGAGGGCGTTGAACAGCATGTCGCGGCTGCTGCGGTCGTCGCTGCCCACCAGGAAGCGCTGGGCGCCAAAGAATTCCGCAGCGGCGCGGCCGATGCGCCAGGCCAGATCCTCGTTCAGTTCCTGCGGCACCAGTCCGCGGATATCGTACGCCTTGAAGATGGACATGAGAGTTTCCTTGTACTGGTTCGATGTGTGAAGTTCACAACGGCTGCCAAGATAGGATTCGGCGGCGGCCTCTGGCCCTGTGGGAATCTCAGTTGCTCCGGGGAGGATTCCGGCCAATCGGGAGACGCAGCGCCGCAATCCTTTTCCAGTCATGCCATCAAGCTGTGGATTCCTTGGACAAAAAATTTAGTTTGCGTTTCGTTCAACCAAATGAACATCGTCACCCTGTCAACTTCTGGAATGCACGAATGGAAACGACCGTTTTCGTGGACAACCTGAACTACGTCTTCAAGAACCTGGGGATCACCAAGGCCCATGTGGCCAAGATCTGCGGGGTCTCCAAGGCCACGGTGTCCATGTGGCTCGGGGGGCGCAAGCCCTACCGCCAGAGCATTGAGACCATTGCCGACCTGTTTTCCGATCTGCTGCATCTCTCGATCAGCGCAGACCAATTGCTTGCCGAAGACCTGCCCGGTCTGCTGCGCAAGAATGCGGTGAAGCGCGTCGTGATCAAGAAACTTGTGCGCGAGCTGGGTGCCATGCCCATCGAAGATCTCGTGCGCATTTCGGAGCAGGTCAGTCGCCTCAGTGAAAAGGGATCCCCGGACTCCTTCACCTGAGATCGGCGAGCCCGGCGGTCTGCCGAGCGTATACATGTCCTGACCCACCGTCTGCCCCGGCACGGCGTCACGTTTCAGACGAAGCGCGCGTGTCACGGAATTGGGGGCGAATGCACCCTTCTGCCCTCTCCTGCGCCTCTGGCTGCCTGAATCCCCGTCATTTCCACTCCCGCTCCCGTCCGATCACATGACACGAAAAACCCCGATCCCTGAGGACCGGGGGGCTGGTTGTTCGATCCTTGCAGGCTGTCGCCGGGGCGAGTTTCCGAATGCTGCTTGTTGGACACAATTTTCCCGGTCGGCGCCTGCTGACCTGTCCGTGGGACGTGGAAACACACATCTCCGGGCAGTCCTGCTGAGTCAAACGCCAGCTTGTGCGGGTCCGTGCACAGCCACTACGAAAGCGGCCCGCCAGATGGCGGGCCGCTTGGATTGACTCGATGCAGGACGTTCAGCGAATCGGGGCTCCGATGGGTGCGCCGACTTCAGCCTTGCGGCTCAGGCTGCGCAACTCTTCCGAACGCAGAGTCTTGCCCGTGGTACCCGCATCGCTGGTGATCACGAAGCCATCGGTATCCACGGCCACCATGCGGAGCAGGATCTTTTCCAGGGTGGCGTGGGGAATCGACGGAGTCGGGCTGCCGGCATAGCTGCTGTAATAAGTCCAACCGGCCGGGAAACTGGCGTAGGGGTCGAATGCGTAGTACAGGTCGTAATGATCCACCGCGATCGGGCTGCCATTCACGTCCTGGGTTACCGGCGTGAAGGTGTAGTGGAAGTAGATGGTACCGTCCGTGGTGTCCAGCTCGTCGGGAACGATCTGCAGATCGGTGATCGGCATCGGGGCGCCCGGCGCGTTGAAGCGCAGGCGGTACTGGGCCGAAAGATTCAGATCCGCACTGCTTGTCTTGTACACGGCAATGCCATACCAACCCGTGGTGGAGGCCACGAAACTGCCACTCTCATCCACTCCACCGCCACCACTGTTGAGCGTCAGCACCGCGTCACCCATGTCGGTGTACTGCAGACCCGCAGGATACACGGCCAGGCCAAGGTCAGCGGTGCCACTCATGATGTCCATGATGACGTCGTAGGTGCTTCCCGAGTACATGTAGATCGAGTAGGAGTGGACCAGGAAACCTGAATTCATGTCGTACGGGCCGTTGGTGCCCGTGGGAGCCAGCGTCGCGATGCGGTCACAGTAGTTCACCCGGTAGGTGCTGGTGCTGGGCTCGCTCTGCCAGGTCTGGTGGTTGTTGATGCCCACGTCCTTGACGCCAAGTGCGCTCAGGCCATTCACACCCACGTACACCACCTGGTTGTCGGCACCGATGCTGTTGCTCACGGGATCCAGCAGGGGAGTGCTGACGCCCGTGGCATGGTAGTCGTAGGCGTGGATGTTGAGTCCTTCTCCCGCACCCACATCGGTCACAGTGGCCGCGATGAAGCTCCAGCTCGTCGGATCCACCGAGAAGCCGTGCTGCATGAAGTTTCCACCGGGTGTCGAGGGAGCAGTCGTGTCACGATAGTTCGGAGCCGCCGCGATGGTCTGCGGACTCTGGCTGGTCAGCGGCTGCGGCACCACGACGTAGCGTTCCCAGGCGTGGTTGTTGTCGTTCAGGCACGAGCTGACTTCGCTGATCTCGGTGACCTCGGAGTTGGTGTCAAGGTGCACGCCGATCTCGTAGCGCCCGCCGATCACGGGTCCCAGCGGGTTGTTGCTGGTGAAGGATGTCAGCAGGGGCGAGAAGGGGATGAAGTTGCCCGTCGTGTACACGGTGGGCCCATTCAGGGTGAACGAGGTGTTCGAGCCGCCCTGGAAGGTGCCGCTGGAGCTGATGTTGGTGTAACCGGCGTCCACGACCATGTTGCCCGGGTTGATCGTCGAGGGTTCGACGCCGATGCTTCCGCCCACGCGCACGACGATGTCGTCATCCCAGTTGCTGTAAACACCGTGGGTCAGGTCGCCGATGCTGGCATCGCCCCAGATCAGTTCGTAGCTCGCGTTGCGGCTGAGATCGGCCAGGGTGTTCTTGGAAATGACCACGGCGTGATAGCCGGTTTCCGTGGGAGTGAACAGGGTCTCCTCGCCCAGCCCCTGGCCGTTGGCGTTGATCGTGGCCGTGGCCGCGCTGCGGGTGAAGTACTGCTGGCTGGGGCGGAAGATCGTCATCACCACATCGGCGTTGCCACTGCAGACATTCAGGATGAACTGCACGGGCGAGCCGCTGGTGAGATGCACCTCGTACACATCCACCAGCTCGTTGACATCCAGGTTGCCGCTGGCATCCAGCACCGGAGTGGCCGTGGGCGTACCCAGATATGTGGAGCCATCCCCTTCGATGGTATATCCCGAACTGCTGTCGGAGGGGTTGAGCACGCCCACCCGGTCGCCATCGCTGCCGCCGTTGGCGTTGGTGCCCACGAAGTCGATGGACGTGGACAGGGCACTGTAGGCCACGTTGGCACCGAATCCGGTCGTGGCGGTGGGAACTTCCGCGTGCATGCGGATGTCGTAATTGCTGCTGCCGTCGTTGGCGCACACGGCCCAGACATCCCAGAAACCGTAGTTGCTGCCCCCATTGTAGTACCCGTCACACGAGAAATAGGAGTAGTTCGTGGGAGTGCTCTTGGGAGCGCGCGTGAAGCTGGTGGGAGTATCCTCGGCCAGGGTTGTGCCTTCCCATACGTAGGCGGCATAGCTGTTGTTGTCGGTCTCGTCACCTTCGTCCAGAACGCTCAGATCGTCGCAGCGCTGGCTCAGGAGGTGGCGTCCGCCCCGTACCGCTGTGGCGTACTCGCGCACGAAGGTGAAGGTGTTGGGCGGCAGATTGGTGTATGTCCCGGAAGCCTTCAGCACATCATCCAGATAGTACGCTGAACGTGCCGTGGCGGCTGTGCTGTAGTAGCTGGAATTGATCCACTTCCAGTCGATGTAGCTGGTGGCCGGAGCGGGCACCAGCGCGCTCGCGGGAATCTCGCCATCGGGAGCGGCCGTGGAGATCTTGGCCACGATGTCGTCATCCCAACCGGCCGGGTAGGGCTCCAGATCAGGGGCCAGCACGCCCTTGAGGTTGGGCATCACATTCAGCTCACGGGTGAAATCCGTGGCCTGGGGCGTGCCGTTGATCTGCAGACGACTGCGCAGGGTGGTGGGCGACATCCAGGCGGCTGCATCACCATAACGATGAATCAGCGCCAGACTGGCCATCGTGCCGGCCACGATCGGGGTGGCACTGGACGTGCCACTGAAGCCGGCCGTGTATTCCTGGGCACAGTTTCCGCCAACGCCATCGAAGCGGTCGCCATAACCGAGGGTCTCCACGTTCTGCCCCCAGCCGTACAGGTCAATGCGGGTACCATGGTTGGTCCAGCAGGTGGGGTCGTGGGTGGCGTCGTCGGTGGCGGCTCCCACGATTACGGCGCCGCTGTCGCGTACATTGCGATTGAAGGCACCGCCGTAGACGGCGCTGTCCAGATTCATGCTGCCGTTGCCGGCCGCCTGGGCGCAGTACAGGCCATTGGCCGTGTTCGCGGCAATGGCGTTGAAGTTGGCCGACCAGTACTCCATGGCGATGTACTCGAACTGCCCGCAGTTGCAGGTGCAGGTCGTGCCCTGGGAGGGGCCGGGGGCGTGAATCTCGATCAGGTAGGTGTCACCCGTGATCATCGGGCCTTCCACGCCCGCGATCGAATCGGAGACATCGGGATAGGGATCGCCATTGCCCGACCAGCTCCAGGCGCGCATGGTGTTGTCGTGCACCATGCCGGTCACGCCGAAGCCGTTGTTGCACGCCCCCACAATGCCCATCACG from Candidatus Delongbacteria bacterium encodes:
- a CDS encoding helix-turn-helix transcriptional regulator, encoding METTVFVDNLNYVFKNLGITKAHVAKICGVSKATVSMWLGGRKPYRQSIETIADLFSDLLHLSISADQLLAEDLPGLLRKNAVKRVVIKKLVRELGAMPIEDLVRISEQVSRLSEKGSPDSFT
- a CDS encoding phosphomannomutase/phosphoglucomutase, translated to MSIFKAYDIRGLVPQELNEDLAWRIGRAAAEFFGAQRFLVGSDDRSSRDMLFNALTRGLRDQGVDVVDIGKVSTPILYYTLADRNFDAGVMITASHNPGGYNGFKFCRKDAQPVPQEMLNKIRDLVERNSFRSLGYRGTISSHDPFPAYKTFISKTSHLERRYKVVVDTGNAVCGLFLADLYKDTPLDIVPMYFESDPTFPNHEPNPLEDKNTADLRKRVVAEKADLGVALDGDGDRIMFIDENGIQLAGDITTLLIALGLQESGAGNFDVVVDCRSSRAVEEILKEHGLTCTRSRVGHTFIKGLMRKNDSLCGGELSGHYYFKANSFTENTDLALFTILRMLDKRNCRLSELVAPMLRYVQSGEINSHVDSVDSTLERIRSQFADGRQSQIDGLTVEYDSWWFNVRPSNTEPLLRLNLEAANTAEMELHRDRVLAVIQNA